The Methanoculleus marisnigri JR1 genome window below encodes:
- a CDS encoding HEAT repeat domain-containing protein yields the protein MERSVKRLMEDREKRREENIGKYIEQLSDESTPYRLRAAEALGECADPRAVEPLIAALADRENEVRWVAAQALGRLRDARAVEQLLVLLEDRDRWARRGAAWSLGEIGDRRAVEPLLGLLGDNKKDVRAAAAEALGKLRDRRAAGTLSAALEDEEEPEVRTAIRRALREITGEAGF from the coding sequence ATGGAGCGCTCGGTAAAACGCCTCATGGAGGACAGGGAGAAGCGGCGCGAGGAGAACATCGGCAAGTACATCGAGCAGCTCTCGGACGAGAGCACCCCCTACCGGCTGCGGGCGGCCGAGGCGCTCGGGGAATGCGCCGATCCGCGGGCAGTCGAGCCGCTGATCGCCGCTCTCGCGGACCGCGAGAACGAGGTCAGGTGGGTCGCCGCGCAGGCGCTCGGGAGACTGCGCGACGCGCGGGCAGTCGAACAACTCCTCGTCCTCCTCGAGGACCGCGACCGGTGGGCGCGGCGCGGTGCCGCCTGGTCTCTCGGCGAGATCGGCGATCGGCGCGCGGTCGAGCCCCTCCTCGGCCTTCTCGGTGACAACAAGAAAGACGTCAGGGCTGCCGCTGCCGAGGCACTCGGGAAACTCCGCGACAGGAGGGCAGCAGGCACCCTCTCCGCCGCGCTCGAGGACGAGGAGGAGCCCGAGGTCCGAACGGCGATCCGCCGTGCCCTCCGCGAGATCACCGGCGAGGCGGGATTTTGA
- a CDS encoding M1 family metallopeptidase: MTGRESGERRLFRYYPEDFGALPVRVVHMDLVFDVYDGHTRVVSALTAETFDAPLASLALNARDLDILRVESAGYTVTHTYDRDAALLTVAFDPPVPPRTRFTLDTETICRPSSHVLEGLYYDGFYPGGPPTQITQCQQWGFQRLVPCLDDMTAKCTYTTTIVADSGYTNTISNGDPAGPRIPCAPGRSVQRYENTRTPMAPYLFFLGVGCYDTYRREFEYPDGRTFFLELLAKPGSDATAAERALEILADAVMWIHLFTGQAQYRDRETREEVWRLVRVRDEAKRSGDLEALEETRKTLKDLISTITPGYAYTGAVYREIAMQNSDFGGMENVGNTTIAANRIIPGPDTTDPALEYLVRVKVHEYYHNENGSEVTGWSPFEIWLNEAVTVHVENQHHAFLFGEAYSRLKTVLELLDPADGTLTLDRGAGSMPIEPDGFNDPNDLITGVTYVKAPEFVRMIETLMGKEAFAEALGRYHDRFRHANASRTDWIRCMEEVSGQDFTGMAAVWLKEKEYPVLTVTSSYDPGERRFTLAYSQNRSPGGRLREFPFRFALVDADGRDIRETTARIADEAGEIVLDGVDRPAFLSLNRGCSFYGKTAYQPPEDELYLQVGKDPDVVGRFTAFLALADREMLRLLEEPDAAVSDRFADLCAALLADDALMEEAGGQFLTIFPSVEDERFAHRYRTLHDARQTIYAAVAARGGETLLRIYRQAAKDAPAASGNLEEEAAAIRQRQRKNACLSILATRDTPEVHRLLLRQFREATAATDRLTAFSLILESSAPERQEILESFAAESARSPGAWESFLAAVAGSDCDDLVPILQRIESSPAFAFEQADQQRALYGRFALNRKRSLETEEGRAYLAEVLRRLAPVNEYSAVRALDAFAFIDGMEPRHRVPAVAVLADLLSTLDPGAHPAIYNNARRFLLGAPKAVRAYETEHGAIPALGGSNS; encoded by the coding sequence TTGACCGGGAGAGAAAGCGGAGAGCGCAGGCTCTTTCGCTACTACCCGGAGGACTTCGGGGCGCTCCCCGTCCGGGTCGTCCACATGGATCTCGTCTTCGACGTCTACGACGGGCACACCCGGGTCGTCTCCGCCCTCACCGCCGAGACCTTTGACGCGCCGCTTGCGTCCCTCGCCCTGAACGCCCGCGACCTGGACATCCTCCGCGTGGAGTCCGCCGGATACACCGTCACCCATACCTACGACCGGGACGCCGCACTCCTCACCGTCGCCTTCGACCCCCCCGTCCCGCCCCGGACACGGTTCACCCTCGATACCGAGACGATCTGCCGGCCGAGCAGCCACGTCCTCGAAGGCCTCTACTACGACGGATTCTACCCCGGCGGGCCGCCCACCCAGATCACCCAGTGCCAGCAGTGGGGGTTCCAGCGGCTGGTTCCCTGCCTCGACGACATGACCGCGAAGTGCACCTACACGACGACGATCGTCGCGGATAGCGGGTATACGAACACCATATCGAACGGGGATCCGGCAGGGCCGCGGATCCCCTGCGCTCCCGGCCGCTCCGTGCAGAGGTACGAGAACACCAGAACCCCCATGGCCCCCTACCTCTTCTTCCTCGGGGTGGGGTGCTACGACACCTATCGGCGCGAGTTCGAGTACCCCGACGGACGGACGTTCTTCCTCGAACTCCTTGCGAAACCCGGCTCGGATGCTACGGCTGCGGAGCGTGCGCTCGAGATCCTCGCGGACGCGGTGATGTGGATCCACCTCTTCACCGGCCAGGCGCAGTACCGTGACCGCGAGACCCGCGAGGAGGTGTGGCGGCTTGTGCGGGTTCGGGACGAGGCGAAACGCTCCGGGGATCTTGAGGCGCTCGAAGAGACCAGGAAGACGCTCAAAGACCTCATCTCGACCATCACGCCGGGCTACGCCTACACCGGGGCGGTCTACCGGGAGATCGCCATGCAGAACTCCGACTTCGGCGGGATGGAGAACGTCGGGAATACGACGATCGCCGCAAACCGGATCATACCCGGCCCCGATACCACCGACCCGGCCCTCGAGTACCTGGTCAGGGTGAAGGTCCACGAGTACTACCACAACGAGAACGGCTCCGAGGTGACGGGGTGGAGCCCGTTCGAGATCTGGCTGAACGAGGCCGTGACCGTCCACGTCGAGAACCAGCACCACGCCTTCCTCTTCGGCGAGGCCTACTCGCGGCTCAAGACCGTGCTCGAACTCCTCGACCCTGCGGACGGGACGCTCACGCTCGACCGGGGCGCGGGTTCGATGCCGATCGAGCCGGACGGGTTCAACGACCCGAACGACCTCATCACCGGCGTCACCTACGTGAAGGCCCCCGAGTTCGTCAGGATGATCGAGACGCTGATGGGAAAAGAGGCGTTTGCAGAAGCGCTCGGCCGCTACCACGACCGGTTCCGGCACGCGAACGCCTCGCGGACGGACTGGATACGCTGCATGGAGGAGGTCTCGGGGCAGGACTTCACGGGGATGGCCGCGGTCTGGCTGAAGGAGAAGGAGTACCCGGTCCTCACGGTAACCTCCTCGTATGACCCGGGCGAGCGCCGGTTCACCCTCGCCTACAGCCAGAACCGCTCGCCCGGCGGCCGTCTCCGGGAGTTCCCGTTCCGGTTCGCGCTCGTCGATGCCGACGGGAGGGATATCAGGGAGACGACCGCCCGGATCGCCGACGAGGCCGGAGAGATCGTCCTCGACGGCGTCGATCGGCCCGCGTTCCTCTCGCTCAACCGCGGCTGCTCCTTCTACGGGAAGACGGCATACCAGCCGCCGGAGGACGAACTCTACCTCCAGGTCGGGAAAGACCCCGATGTCGTCGGCCGGTTCACCGCGTTCCTCGCGCTCGCCGACCGGGAGATGCTCCGGCTCCTCGAGGAGCCGGACGCAGCCGTCTCCGACCGGTTCGCCGACCTCTGCGCGGCCCTCCTCGCCGACGACGCTCTCATGGAGGAGGCGGGCGGGCAGTTCCTGACCATCTTCCCCTCGGTCGAGGACGAGCGGTTCGCCCACCGTTACCGCACACTCCATGACGCGCGGCAGACCATCTATGCCGCCGTCGCCGCACGGGGCGGCGAGACCCTCCTCCGCATCTACCGGCAGGCGGCAAAAGACGCTCCCGCCGCGTCGGGGAACCTGGAGGAAGAGGCCGCGGCGATCCGGCAACGGCAGAGGAAAAACGCCTGTCTTTCGATCCTCGCGACACGCGACACCCCGGAGGTTCACCGGCTGCTCCTCCGCCAGTTCCGGGAAGCAACGGCCGCCACCGACCGGCTCACCGCGTTCTCGCTGATCCTCGAGAGCAGCGCTCCGGAACGGCAGGAGATCCTCGAATCGTTCGCGGCAGAGTCGGCAAGAAGCCCCGGCGCGTGGGAATCCTTCCTCGCCGCCGTCGCCGGGAGCGACTGCGACGACCTCGTTCCCATCCTGCAGCGGATCGAGTCCTCGCCGGCCTTCGCATTCGAGCAGGCCGACCAGCAGCGGGCGCTCTATGGGCGGTTTGCGCTGAACAGGAAGCGGTCGCTCGAGACCGAAGAGGGGCGGGCCTACCTTGCGGAGGTGCTCCGGCGGCTCGCCCCGGTCAACGAGTACAGCGCCGTCCGGGCCCTGGATGCGTTCGCGTTCATCGATGGGATGGAACCCCGCCACCGGGTGCCGGCGGTCGCGGTGCTCGCCGACCTCCTCTCCACCCTCGATCCGGGTGCACACCCGGCGATCTATAACAACGCCCGCCGCTTCCTCCTCGGCGCCCCAAAGGCCGTCCGCGCCTACGAGACGGAGCACGGGGCGATCCCGGCCCTCGGGGGGTCCAACTCCTGA
- a CDS encoding MBL fold metallo-hydrolase, with amino-acid sequence MKLTVLVDNTTLTDRYFLAEPGLSIHIEDGGTRVLFDAGYSGIFVENARKMGIDLLRVDDVVISHGHLDHTWGLDALIRLHTEAIFEGRERVEPTFIAHPDAFLTRSCDGVGEIGCHLSVEELFRHGKVLLTAAPLWLTENLVFLGEIERRFEFERAPPCGYIYTPDGIRDDTVVDDTALACRTEDGLVVITGCSHSGICSIVEQAREVCDEDRVADVIGGFHLLDAPPEQIEGILDYFSDVRPAALHPCHCTDLAAKIALAKVANVRETGVGLHLEYG; translated from the coding sequence ATGAAACTGACCGTCCTCGTGGATAACACCACCCTCACCGACCGCTACTTCCTCGCGGAACCGGGGCTCTCGATCCACATCGAGGACGGCGGGACCCGGGTTCTCTTCGATGCCGGCTACTCGGGTATCTTCGTCGAGAACGCCCGGAAGATGGGGATCGACCTCCTCCGCGTCGATGATGTCGTCATCTCCCACGGTCACCTTGACCACACCTGGGGACTCGACGCTCTCATCCGGCTCCATACCGAGGCCATCTTCGAGGGCCGCGAGCGTGTCGAACCCACGTTCATCGCCCACCCCGATGCGTTCCTCACCCGGAGCTGCGACGGCGTCGGGGAGATCGGGTGCCACCTCTCGGTCGAGGAACTCTTCCGGCACGGGAAAGTCCTCCTCACCGCGGCCCCGCTCTGGCTGACGGAGAACCTGGTCTTCCTCGGCGAGATCGAGCGGCGGTTCGAGTTCGAGAGGGCGCCCCCGTGCGGCTACATCTACACCCCGGACGGCATCCGGGACGACACCGTCGTCGACGATACCGCGCTCGCCTGCAGGACCGAGGATGGGCTCGTCGTCATAACCGGCTGCTCTCACTCAGGGATCTGCTCGATTGTCGAGCAGGCGCGCGAGGTCTGCGACGAAGACCGGGTTGCCGACGTCATCGGCGGGTTCCATCTCCTCGATGCGCCGCCGGAGCAGATAGAGGGTATCCTCGACTACTTTTCCGATGTCCGGCCGGCTGCCCTCCACCCCTGCCACTGCACCGACCTCGCGGCAAAGATTGCCCTTGCAAAGGTGGCGAACGTCCGCGAGACCGGCGTCGGGCTGCACCTGGAGTACGGGTAG
- a CDS encoding 2'-5' RNA ligase family protein, with protein MRREANLRGKTLFYPTALFGPMHELPETIAVDVVLLPPGPIMDMAVGANRTLLAGNLDGGIRLDRENCLPHISVAMFPARSGDIPEIAAKVERIARQCSPMVLTIDSVAKHKNAGEIVSTFHILRTEILQLFHKSVMNALKPYLAPAAGPEMFAGEASAPSVDCLLRFQKTSAYEHYSPHITIGFGDLPEIIPGIDFPVRFEAAKAALCHLGSHCTCRRILAGFDLGVRAHGDRGRTAARR; from the coding sequence ATGCGGCGGGAAGCGAATCTCCGGGGGAAAACGCTTTTTTACCCCACCGCTCTCTTCGGCCCCATGCATGAACTTCCCGAAACGATCGCCGTCGATGTCGTTCTCCTGCCGCCCGGCCCGATCATGGATATGGCGGTCGGCGCGAACCGGACGCTGCTCGCCGGCAACCTGGACGGAGGGATACGTCTCGACAGGGAGAACTGCCTCCCGCACATCTCGGTCGCGATGTTCCCGGCAAGGAGCGGGGATATCCCGGAGATCGCCGCGAAGGTTGAGCGGATTGCGCGGCAATGCTCCCCCATGGTCCTGACCATCGACTCCGTTGCGAAACACAAGAACGCGGGAGAGATCGTCTCCACCTTCCACATCCTCCGGACGGAGATCCTCCAGCTCTTTCACAAGAGCGTGATGAACGCCCTGAAACCCTACCTGGCGCCCGCGGCGGGTCCGGAGATGTTTGCCGGGGAAGCGTCCGCCCCGTCCGTCGACTGCCTTCTGCGGTTCCAGAAGACCTCCGCGTACGAGCACTACTCGCCGCACATCACGATCGGGTTCGGCGATCTCCCGGAGATCATACCCGGGATCGACTTCCCCGTCCGGTTCGAGGCGGCGAAGGCCGCTCTCTGCCACCTCGGGAGCCACTGTACCTGCCGCCGGATCCTTGCCGGGTTCGATCTCGGCGTCCGGGCGCACGGCGATCGCGGCAGGACGGCGGCTCGCCGGTAG
- a CDS encoding COG1361 S-layer family protein has protein sequence MKRETIGCFTGALILILVLIPAAASAAAPSVIVSNYTVTPAVLMPGDEGTITVVLTSTAMPSSGSPLNIMLDPGTGETNTSAETEENAYIENVLLHSTDVEVMSGSFQDIGEIGPGQSFPLTFRIRAPGEEGIYFPEVWVSVRDGASVRYPVPVNVNSAHALIKRPALRVERTVPASVDPGDPFNVTLTIHNDGQASASDISVGVNATSGGIAPRNSENYYIPELQAGNDAVLNLTFETDASARLGLTPILVTVDYRGADLAPSRQIATIGIPVVGSAEMGVASVRTEPARIAAGDTVDLTIRLENTGTADAESVRATIEDLALPGSKEAFLGTIEPGNDGPAIFSLVADEAGEFGYTLVVRYTDDYGEHTVRQPLQVVVTEQSPFPMIVAVAAVLVVAVAAAIYWYRRRKEE, from the coding sequence ATGAAAAGGGAAACGATCGGTTGTTTCACGGGCGCACTCATTCTCATCCTGGTGCTCATCCCGGCAGCGGCGTCCGCGGCCGCCCCGTCGGTGATCGTCTCCAACTACACCGTCACCCCTGCCGTCCTGATGCCCGGCGACGAAGGGACGATCACCGTGGTGCTCACGAGCACGGCTATGCCGTCCTCGGGATCGCCGCTCAACATCATGCTTGACCCCGGCACCGGGGAGACGAACACCTCTGCGGAGACGGAGGAGAACGCCTACATCGAGAACGTGCTCCTGCACAGTACGGACGTCGAGGTCATGAGCGGGAGCTTCCAGGATATCGGCGAGATCGGCCCCGGCCAGTCCTTCCCGCTCACGTTCCGGATTCGCGCCCCGGGAGAAGAGGGGATCTACTTCCCGGAGGTCTGGGTCAGCGTGCGGGACGGGGCCAGCGTGCGGTATCCCGTGCCGGTGAACGTCAACTCCGCGCACGCCCTGATCAAGAGGCCCGCGCTCCGGGTGGAGAGAACCGTCCCGGCGTCCGTCGACCCGGGCGACCCCTTCAACGTCACGCTGACCATCCATAACGACGGTCAGGCAAGCGCGAGCGACATCTCCGTCGGCGTCAACGCCACCTCCGGCGGGATCGCCCCGCGGAACTCGGAGAACTACTACATCCCCGAACTCCAGGCGGGGAATGACGCCGTCCTGAACCTGACCTTCGAGACCGATGCCAGCGCACGGCTCGGGCTTACACCGATCCTCGTCACCGTCGATTACCGGGGTGCCGATCTCGCGCCGTCCAGACAGATCGCGACGATCGGGATCCCCGTCGTCGGCAGCGCCGAGATGGGCGTCGCTTCCGTCAGAACCGAACCCGCCCGGATCGCTGCCGGGGACACGGTCGACCTGACGATCCGGCTGGAGAACACCGGGACGGCGGATGCGGAATCGGTCAGGGCGACCATCGAGGATCTCGCCCTCCCGGGTTCGAAAGAGGCGTTCCTCGGGACGATTGAGCCGGGAAACGACGGGCCCGCCATCTTCTCACTCGTTGCCGACGAGGCGGGAGAGTTCGGCTACACCCTCGTCGTCCGGTATACCGACGACTACGGCGAACATACGGTCAGGCAGCCCCTGCAGGTTGTCGTCACCGAACAAAGCCCGTTTCCGATGATCGTGGCCGTGGCAGCCGTCCTCGTCGTCGCCGTCGCGGCCGCGATCTACTGGTACCGGCGGCGAAAGGAGGAATGA
- a CDS encoding ABC transporter permease — MTAVFSGIKVSAFLAWKSIQRGSQGTLALTIMIIALIFVNLVFLPSIISGVVVTFDAQSIDFDVGNLVVEPREGSRYIDGVDGLQKKVEQIPGITGTSPRITAGATFVYRGRNAASTLYGITPEDERSVTRIAEYMTAGEFLSDGDTDAIIIGATLAGTEGVEEGGLPSLRGVEVGDSVEVAYPNGETRTYRVKGIFETQSFGVDTAAFVTTREMSEVLGLDDQASAILVKTAVNGREEEYKREILSYGVQEDVLTFREKSGGFVEQAIQSFNIINAISTLVSLIIAIVVVFIVIFINTVNRRRQIGILKAIGIDQQIIINSYVLQVLFITAVGALVGIGLNAGVTTYLTAYPLVFPGGPVYPDVEASAILRSIASLFAVSVVAGYIPAWRIAREDILTAIRG, encoded by the coding sequence ATGACCGCGGTGTTTTCAGGCATCAAGGTCTCCGCGTTCCTGGCATGGAAGTCAATCCAGCGCGGGAGCCAAGGAACGCTCGCCCTCACCATCATGATCATCGCCCTCATCTTCGTGAACCTGGTCTTCCTCCCCTCCATCATCTCCGGGGTCGTCGTGACCTTCGACGCCCAGTCAATCGACTTCGACGTCGGAAACCTGGTCGTCGAGCCCCGGGAAGGCAGCCGGTATATCGACGGCGTGGACGGCCTCCAGAAGAAGGTCGAGCAGATCCCGGGAATCACCGGCACGTCGCCCCGTATAACCGCCGGGGCGACGTTCGTTTACCGGGGGCGCAACGCCGCCAGCACGCTCTACGGCATAACCCCGGAAGACGAGCGGTCGGTGACCAGGATCGCCGAATATATGACCGCGGGAGAGTTCCTCTCGGACGGCGATACCGACGCCATCATCATCGGCGCGACCCTCGCGGGGACGGAAGGGGTGGAGGAAGGCGGCCTCCCTTCGCTCCGGGGGGTCGAGGTCGGCGATTCGGTGGAGGTGGCCTACCCGAACGGCGAGACGCGAACCTACCGGGTGAAGGGAATCTTCGAGACCCAGTCATTCGGCGTCGATACGGCGGCCTTCGTCACCACCCGCGAGATGAGCGAGGTGCTCGGGCTCGATGATCAGGCGTCCGCGATCCTGGTGAAGACCGCGGTAAACGGCAGGGAGGAGGAATACAAGAGGGAGATCCTCTCCTACGGCGTCCAGGAGGATGTCCTGACGTTCCGGGAGAAGTCGGGAGGGTTCGTCGAACAGGCGATCCAGAGTTTCAACATCATCAACGCCATCTCGACACTCGTCAGCCTGATCATCGCCATCGTGGTGGTCTTCATCGTGATCTTCATCAACACCGTGAACCGGCGCCGCCAGATCGGGATCCTGAAAGCAATCGGCATCGACCAGCAGATCATCATCAACTCCTACGTCCTCCAGGTGCTCTTCATCACCGCCGTCGGGGCTCTCGTCGGGATCGGGCTGAACGCCGGGGTGACGACCTACCTGACCGCCTACCCGCTCGTCTTCCCCGGCGGCCCGGTCTACCCGGACGTGGAGGCGTCGGCCATCCTCCGGAGCATCGCAAGCCTCTTCGCGGTCTCGGTGGTGGCGGGCTACATCCCGGCGTGGCGGATCGCGCGGGAGGATATCCTCACCGCAATCAGGGGATGA
- a CDS encoding ABC transporter ATP-binding protein translates to MIVAENLMRVYTMGKVEVRALAGVSLEVAKGEFVGIMGASGSGKSTLLHILGLLDRPTSGAVTIDGTDVLALSDHRRTLFRLNRLGYVFQDYALIGELTALENVYLTSLVRGAPKAEYIERSTDILRRVGLGDRMDHRQSELSGGEQQRVAIARALVNNPSILLADEPCANLDSRTSKSILDLFARLNEELDQTIVMVSHEEWHKEYFCRIVTLRDGLIGEMVECRKET, encoded by the coding sequence ATGATCGTCGCGGAAAACCTCATGAGGGTCTACACGATGGGGAAGGTGGAGGTCCGCGCCCTTGCGGGGGTCTCGCTCGAGGTCGCAAAGGGTGAGTTTGTCGGGATCATGGGCGCGAGCGGCAGCGGCAAGTCGACGCTCCTCCATATCCTCGGGCTCCTCGACCGCCCCACCTCCGGTGCGGTCACGATCGACGGAACCGACGTCCTCGCCCTCTCCGACCACCGGCGAACCCTCTTCCGGCTGAACCGGCTCGGCTACGTCTTCCAGGACTACGCGCTCATCGGGGAACTCACCGCGCTCGAGAACGTCTACTTAACGTCGCTCGTCCGGGGAGCACCGAAAGCCGAGTACATCGAGCGGAGCACCGATATCCTCCGGCGGGTCGGCCTCGGCGACCGGATGGATCACCGGCAGAGCGAACTCTCGGGCGGCGAGCAGCAGCGCGTCGCGATAGCCAGGGCGCTCGTGAACAACCCGAGCATCCTGCTCGCCGACGAACCCTGCGCAAACCTGGACAGCCGGACCTCGAAGAGCATCCTCGACCTCTTTGCGCGGTTAAACGAGGAACTCGACCAGACGATCGTGATGGTCTCGCACGAGGAGTGGCACAAGGAGTACTTCTGCCGCATCGTCACGCTCCGGGACGGGCTGATCGGGGAGATGGTGGAATGCAGGAAGGAGACATAA
- a CDS encoding protease inhibitor I42 family protein, whose product MVQRTSICSVLVAGLLVMCLLGAGCTSQPTEEGTPTATPTPAETTPAPAEEYAFNETNANETVTLPAGSEITISLAENPTTGYEWNVTSSTGLEYVNDTYIPPETELVGAGGVHVWEYVAAEEGAGEFSAIYKRPWEETTGNETTFSMAFIIE is encoded by the coding sequence ATGGTTCAGAGAACGAGCATCTGCAGCGTCCTGGTTGCAGGACTGCTGGTAATGTGCCTCCTCGGTGCCGGCTGCACGTCGCAGCCGACGGAGGAGGGAACCCCGACCGCAACGCCCACTCCGGCAGAGACCACGCCCGCCCCGGCGGAGGAGTACGCCTTCAACGAGACGAACGCCAACGAGACCGTCACCCTCCCGGCAGGGAGCGAGATCACGATCAGCCTCGCCGAGAACCCGACGACCGGCTACGAGTGGAACGTCACCTCGTCGACCGGACTCGAGTACGTGAACGACACCTACATCCCGCCGGAGACCGAACTCGTTGGCGCCGGTGGAGTCCACGTCTGGGAGTACGTCGCCGCCGAGGAGGGCGCCGGTGAGTTCTCCGCGATCTACAAGCGGCCCTGGGAAGAGACGACCGGAAACGAGACCACATTCTCGATGGCGTTCATCATCGAGTAA
- a CDS encoding MBL fold metallo-hydrolase: MKADCPNAGGSAGSGGPPGRKGKGPAVRRLPAVVAVPLGATSAFIVRDQGVLLVDTGNPGNEAVVLVAMKQAGIRPDEVSLILITHGHQENYGSADALRELTGAPIAVHDADADAVRVGVGGLRFPVGIVPRLIGLAAGNATPGPGGVEPDIVIGGVADLAAFGIRGRVIPTPGHTPGSVSVLVAGGTAIVGDLISALFPGGRARLPFRTEDSAAARRSIRGLLALGVERIYAAHGGPWSGTEVSGRFGNSR, from the coding sequence ATGAAGGCCGACTGTCCGAATGCGGGGGGTTCTGCCGGGAGCGGGGGGCCCCCGGGACGAAAGGGGAAGGGCCCCGCCGTCCGCCGTCTTCCGGCGGTCGTCGCCGTGCCGCTCGGCGCGACCTCTGCGTTCATCGTCAGGGATCAGGGCGTGCTCCTGGTCGATACCGGTAACCCCGGGAATGAGGCGGTCGTTCTGGTCGCGATGAAGCAGGCGGGCATCAGGCCCGATGAGGTCTCCCTGATCCTGATCACGCACGGGCATCAGGAGAATTACGGGAGTGCCGACGCGCTCCGGGAACTGACCGGCGCACCGATCGCCGTTCACGATGCCGATGCCGATGCCGTGCGGGTCGGGGTCGGCGGCCTGCGCTTTCCGGTCGGGATCGTCCCGCGCCTGATCGGGCTTGCGGCCGGCAATGCCACCCCCGGCCCGGGGGGCGTTGAACCCGATATCGTCATCGGTGGCGTTGCCGACCTTGCGGCCTTCGGGATCAGGGGCAGGGTCATCCCCACGCCGGGGCATACCCCCGGCTCGGTCTCGGTTCTCGTCGCCGGCGGGACCGCCATCGTCGGCGACCTGATCTCTGCCCTGTTTCCGGGCGGGAGGGCCCGGCTGCCGTTCAGGACGGAGGACTCTGCCGCGGCGAGGAGAAGCATCCGGGGACTCCTTGCATTGGGGGTGGAACGGATCTATGCGGCGCACGGCGGCCCGTGGTCGGGTACGGAGGTGTCGGGGCGGTTCGGGAACAGCCGGTGA